One part of the Streptomyces sp. NBC_00286 genome encodes these proteins:
- a CDS encoding LysR family transcriptional regulator, translated as MKHQQRSEPHLSPSSDTEDIVALLAPRLAYFAGVARTEHVTRAAQEMQVPQSTLSRAMVRLEQDLGVDLFARRGRTVSLTSAGRTFLTSVERALAEIERAADAVRADADATSGKVAFGFLHTMGSETVPGLIRAFRADHPRVRFSLVQNYGEAMIERLRSGELDLCLTSPVPDAPDLVARRLDEQKLRLVVPADHHLAARKRVRLAEAAEETFVTLEPGYGLRRITDDLCKEAGFRPRIAFEGEEAETLRGLVAAGLGVALLPPPAVPRPGVVELTVTAPRAAREIGVAWLEGHPDTPPVAAFKKFLLSRRGNLLPD; from the coding sequence ATGAAGCATCAGCAGAGGTCAGAGCCTCACCTGTCACCATCCAGTGACACAGAAGACATCGTCGCGCTGCTCGCTCCACGCCTGGCGTACTTCGCGGGAGTCGCCCGCACCGAGCACGTCACCCGTGCCGCGCAGGAGATGCAGGTCCCGCAGTCCACCCTGTCCCGCGCCATGGTCCGCCTCGAACAGGACCTGGGCGTCGACCTGTTCGCCCGCCGGGGCCGTACGGTCTCGCTCACCTCGGCCGGGCGTACGTTCCTCACCTCTGTGGAGCGGGCGCTCGCCGAGATCGAGCGCGCGGCCGACGCGGTACGGGCCGACGCCGACGCCACCTCCGGCAAGGTCGCCTTCGGCTTTCTGCACACCATGGGCTCCGAAACCGTTCCCGGGCTGATCCGCGCCTTCCGGGCCGACCATCCACGCGTCCGCTTCAGCCTCGTACAGAACTACGGCGAGGCCATGATCGAGCGGCTGCGTTCGGGCGAGCTGGATCTCTGCCTCACCTCCCCGGTGCCGGACGCCCCCGACCTCGTGGCCCGCCGCCTCGACGAGCAGAAGCTGCGCCTCGTGGTCCCCGCCGACCACCACCTCGCCGCCCGCAAGCGCGTCCGCCTGGCCGAGGCCGCCGAGGAAACCTTCGTCACCCTGGAACCCGGCTACGGCCTCCGCCGCATCACCGACGACCTTTGCAAGGAGGCCGGCTTCCGCCCCCGTATCGCCTTCGAGGGCGAGGAAGCCGAAACGCTGCGTGGCCTGGTGGCGGCAGGGCTGGGAGTAGCCCTCCTGCCCCCACCGGCCGTACCCCGCCCAGGAGTTGTCGAACTCACGGTCACCGCCCCACGAGCGGCCCGCGAGATCGGAGTCGCCTGGCTGGAGGGCCACCCGGACACCCCACCGGTGGCAGCCTTCAAGAAGTTCCTACTGTCGAGAAGGGGCAACTTGCTCCCGGACTGA